The following coding sequences lie in one Flavobacterium cyclinae genomic window:
- a CDS encoding protein-disulfide reductase DsbD family protein, protein MKKYFALIAFLFSILLSNAQIVDPVKWSAKVVKVSDIEFDLVTTAKVDAGWHLYSQFTPDGGAMPLVFEYKNQKNNYQLVGKTKESPYKKEFNEVFEIDEYFFIDQATFTQRIKVTNTSFKSIEVFASGQACIEGKCVPTESKLIFKLPEIKVSEDSKEEVKAAVVSLTDTTASNDTETVTDDTSSKEVKSSTTKEEKESSKNDNKESKSLWTIFLLSFLGGFAAILMPCIFPMIPMTVSFFTKQSKTKAEGIRNAIVYGVSIIIIYVLLGSLITGIFGAEALNELSTSVTFNVIFFALLVVFAMSFLGAFEIVLPSSWATKLDSQADKGGVVGIIFMALALAVVSFSCTGPIVGTLLVESASKGGIAPIVGMFGFSLAIALPFMLFAMFPGWLNSMPKSGGWLNTVKVSLGFLELAFAFKFLSNADLVLQKHWLERELFIAIWIAIFGAWALYLFGKYMLPHDYERADKIGVGRLIMAIIVTTFTFYMIPGLWGAPLKILSGLTPPINYAESSNGFGSGGSSHVDLPEHAHKGPHGIIAFEDYEIGLAYAQKVNKPILLDFTGDACANCRKMEDNVWSDKSILPILKEQVVLISLYCDRKIELPKEQQYVSKTTGKEVITIGNKWTDMQITRYESNSQPLYVILNNKGEDASKPIAYTTDIQEYKKWLEDGIKEATK, encoded by the coding sequence ATGAAAAAATATTTTGCCCTAATTGCCTTTTTATTTTCAATTTTACTATCAAATGCTCAAATTGTTGACCCAGTAAAATGGTCGGCAAAAGTAGTTAAAGTTTCAGATATTGAATTTGATTTAGTAACAACAGCAAAAGTAGATGCTGGATGGCATCTGTACTCTCAATTTACTCCAGATGGTGGTGCTATGCCTTTGGTTTTTGAATATAAAAATCAAAAAAACAATTATCAATTAGTGGGTAAAACAAAAGAATCGCCATATAAGAAAGAGTTTAACGAAGTTTTTGAAATAGACGAGTACTTTTTTATAGATCAAGCAACTTTTACACAAAGAATAAAAGTTACGAATACTTCCTTTAAATCAATTGAAGTTTTTGCTTCTGGACAAGCTTGTATTGAAGGGAAATGTGTGCCTACAGAAAGTAAATTGATTTTTAAACTACCTGAAATTAAAGTTTCTGAAGATAGTAAAGAAGAAGTAAAAGCAGCAGTTGTTTCATTAACAGACACAACGGCTTCTAACGATACTGAGACGGTAACCGATGATACATCTTCTAAAGAGGTAAAATCTTCAACTACAAAAGAAGAAAAAGAATCTTCAAAAAACGATAATAAAGAGTCAAAAAGTTTATGGACAATCTTTTTATTGTCATTTTTAGGAGGTTTTGCTGCAATTTTAATGCCTTGTATTTTTCCAATGATTCCAATGACGGTTTCTTTTTTTACAAAGCAAAGCAAAACTAAAGCGGAAGGAATTAGAAATGCAATTGTGTATGGCGTTTCAATTATTATAATTTATGTATTATTAGGTTCTTTAATCACTGGAATTTTCGGTGCTGAAGCCTTAAATGAACTTTCAACTAGTGTTACTTTTAATGTAATTTTCTTTGCATTACTTGTTGTTTTTGCCATGTCATTCCTTGGAGCTTTTGAAATTGTATTACCAAGTTCTTGGGCTACAAAATTAGATTCACAAGCCGATAAAGGCGGAGTAGTGGGTATTATTTTTATGGCATTAGCTTTAGCAGTTGTTTCCTTTTCTTGTACAGGACCAATCGTTGGTACATTGTTAGTAGAATCCGCTTCAAAAGGTGGAATTGCACCAATTGTAGGTATGTTTGGTTTTTCTTTAGCTATTGCTTTACCATTTATGCTTTTTGCGATGTTTCCTGGTTGGTTGAATTCTATGCCAAAATCAGGCGGTTGGTTGAATACGGTAAAAGTTTCTTTAGGATTTTTAGAATTAGCCTTTGCCTTTAAGTTTTTATCTAATGCCGATTTAGTGCTACAAAAACATTGGTTAGAAAGAGAATTGTTTATAGCAATTTGGATTGCCATTTTTGGAGCTTGGGCATTGTATTTATTTGGAAAATATATGTTACCTCATGATTACGAACGTGCGGATAAAATAGGAGTAGGAAGATTAATTATGGCCATTATAGTAACCACATTTACTTTTTACATGATTCCAGGTTTATGGGGAGCACCTTTAAAAATATTAAGTGGTTTAACTCCACCTATAAATTATGCTGAAAGTTCAAACGGCTTTGGTTCTGGAGGTAGTTCTCATGTAGATTTACCGGAACATGCTCACAAAGGACCACACGGAATTATTGCATTTGAAGATTACGAAATTGGTTTAGCCTATGCTCAAAAAGTAAACAAGCCTATTTTATTAGACTTTACAGGTGATGCCTGTGCGAACTGTAGAAAAATGGAAGATAATGTTTGGTCAGACAAATCAATTTTACCTATTTTAAAAGAACAAGTTGTGCTAATCTCTTTGTATTGTGATAGAAAAATTGAATTACCAAAAGAGCAACAGTATGTTTCAAAAACTACTGGAAAAGAAGTGATTACAATTGGAAATAAATGGACCGATATGCAAATCACACGTTATGAAAGTAACTCTCAACCTTTATATGTAATATTAAATAACAAAGGGGAGGATGCTTCTAAACCAATTGCGTATACTACTGACATTCAGGAATATAAAAAATGGTTAGAAGACGGAATAAAAGAAGCTACAAAATAA
- a CDS encoding YifB family Mg chelatase-like AAA ATPase has translation MLVKVFGSAVFGVEATTITVEVNTEKGIGYHLVGLPDSAIKESSFRIAAALKNNSYQFPGKKIIVNMAPADLRKEGSAYDLTIAVGILAASSQITSKEIENYIIMGELSLDGTLQPIKGALSIAIKAKEEGFKGIMIPIQNVKEAAIVENIDVYGISNVTEVIEFFEGKGNLEPTKIDTTEEFSKTLNFPDHDFADVKGQEGIKRCMEIAAAGGHNIILIGPPGSGKTMLAKRLPSILPPMTMREALETTKIHSVAGKTKDVGLMAQRPFRSPHHTASSVSLVGGGSYPQPGEISLAHNGVLFLDELPEFKREVLEVMRQPLEDREVTISRAKFTITYPSSFMLVASMNPSPGGYFNDPNAPVSSTPQEMQRYLSKISGPLLDRIDIHIEVTPVPFEKLTETRKAESSVAIRERVTNAREIQSQRFENFEHIHYNAQMSSKLIHEFCVLDEVSLQLLKTAMERLNLSARAYDRILKVSRTIADLDHSEKIQSHHIAEAIQYRSLDREGWLG, from the coding sequence ATGTTAGTAAAAGTATTCGGAAGCGCCGTATTTGGCGTTGAAGCTACTACCATTACGGTAGAAGTAAACACAGAAAAAGGAATCGGTTATCATTTAGTAGGTCTTCCCGATTCGGCCATAAAAGAGAGCAGTTTTCGAATTGCTGCAGCACTTAAAAACAATTCCTATCAATTTCCTGGCAAAAAAATTATTGTAAATATGGCACCTGCCGATTTACGAAAAGAAGGTTCTGCTTACGATTTAACGATTGCAGTTGGAATTTTAGCCGCTTCATCTCAAATTACCTCTAAAGAAATCGAAAATTATATCATCATGGGCGAATTATCGCTCGATGGTACTTTGCAACCCATTAAAGGAGCATTATCTATTGCCATTAAAGCCAAAGAAGAAGGTTTTAAAGGGATAATGATTCCCATTCAAAACGTTAAAGAAGCGGCAATAGTTGAAAATATTGATGTTTATGGAATTTCTAATGTAACAGAGGTTATTGAGTTTTTTGAAGGAAAAGGAAATTTAGAACCCACAAAAATTGACACAACCGAAGAATTTTCAAAAACCTTAAACTTTCCAGATCACGATTTTGCCGATGTTAAAGGTCAGGAAGGAATTAAACGTTGTATGGAAATTGCTGCTGCTGGTGGACATAATATTATTTTAATTGGTCCGCCAGGTTCTGGAAAAACCATGTTAGCCAAGCGATTACCAAGTATTTTGCCACCTATGACGATGCGAGAAGCTTTGGAAACAACTAAAATTCATTCAGTAGCTGGAAAAACAAAAGACGTGGGTTTGATGGCACAACGTCCGTTTAGAAGTCCGCATCACACTGCGAGTTCGGTTTCTTTAGTTGGTGGCGGAAGTTATCCACAGCCAGGTGAAATTTCCTTGGCTCATAATGGTGTTTTATTCTTAGATGAATTGCCAGAATTCAAACGAGAAGTTTTAGAAGTAATGCGTCAACCTTTAGAAGATAGAGAAGTTACAATTTCAAGAGCAAAGTTTACTATTACCTATCCTTCTTCTTTTATGTTAGTAGCTAGTATGAATCCTAGTCCGGGTGGTTATTTTAATGATCCTAATGCTCCTGTGAGTTCTACTCCTCAAGAAATGCAACGTTATTTGAGTAAAATTTCGGGACCATTATTAGATAGAATTGACATTCATATTGAAGTTACACCCGTTCCTTTTGAAAAATTGACAGAAACTCGAAAAGCAGAGAGTAGCGTGGCTATTAGAGAACGTGTTACGAATGCTAGAGAAATTCAATCACAACGTTTTGAAAATTTTGAACATATTCACTACAATGCCCAAATGAGTAGTAAATTGATTCACGAATTTTGTGTTTTGGATGAGGTTTCGTTGCAATTACTAAAAACAGCTATGGAACGTTTGAATTTATCGGCTAGAGCTTATGATAGAATATTAAAAGTTTCAAGAACCATTGCCGATTTAGATCATTCTGAAAAAATTCAATCTCATCATATTGCTGAGGCAATTCAATACAGAAGTTTAGATAGAGAAGGTTGGTTAGGATAA
- a CDS encoding hydroxymethylglutaryl-CoA synthase family protein yields the protein MKVGIDAIQFNVPKLFLPIATLANQRNIEVDKLTKGLGLEKMSFLDVNQDIITLGANALLKLIEQENINLSEISKIYVGTESGVDNSKPIASYILNLIEQKTGAKSLQNCDVVDLTFACIGAVDALQTCVDYIRLHPTKKAIVIATDNAKYDLNSTGEYTQGAGAIAMLISANPKILAFSRETGISTESVFDFFKPKQTIAKSAITGNDTNENWFDILENEVTITKEQPVFDGQYSNSCYINRITAAYEHYKLESQQTEIIFNNWELIVMHLPYCFQGRRTFIEIFANENPNLLNQQEGETVKDKMRALSKSPEYIALVRAKIYPSEIASGNVGNIYTGSIFLGLLSALYYSATENADLTSKKIGFIAYGSGSKSKVFEAEIQPSWKDTILKTNLFEDLENRNAISFDIYEKLHKKELKTPVLPPKNEFVLDYIENHNPVLKGARYYKFVE from the coding sequence ATGAAAGTTGGAATTGATGCTATTCAATTTAATGTCCCAAAGCTATTTTTACCCATTGCAACCTTAGCAAATCAGCGAAATATTGAAGTTGATAAATTAACTAAAGGTTTAGGTCTTGAAAAAATGAGTTTTCTTGATGTAAATCAAGACATTATTACACTTGGTGCAAATGCTTTACTAAAGCTAATTGAACAAGAAAACATCAATCTTTCAGAGATTTCTAAAATTTATGTTGGCACTGAAAGTGGTGTTGATAATTCAAAACCTATCGCTTCTTATATTCTTAATTTAATTGAACAAAAAACAGGAGCAAAATCACTTCAAAATTGCGATGTGGTTGATTTAACATTTGCTTGTATTGGTGCTGTTGATGCGTTGCAAACTTGTGTAGATTACATTCGATTACATCCTACGAAGAAAGCAATAGTAATAGCCACTGATAATGCAAAATACGATTTGAATTCCACTGGCGAATATACGCAAGGAGCCGGTGCAATAGCAATGTTAATTAGTGCCAATCCAAAAATTCTAGCTTTTTCTAGAGAAACCGGTATTTCAACTGAAAGTGTTTTCGATTTTTTTAAACCCAAACAAACTATTGCTAAATCAGCCATAACTGGAAATGACACAAATGAAAATTGGTTCGATATTCTAGAAAATGAGGTGACAATTACAAAAGAGCAACCCGTATTTGATGGGCAATATTCTAATTCTTGTTATATCAATAGAATTACTGCTGCTTATGAACATTATAAACTTGAAAGCCAACAAACCGAAATCATTTTTAATAATTGGGAATTAATTGTAATGCATCTTCCCTACTGTTTTCAAGGAAGAAGAACATTTATTGAGATTTTTGCAAATGAAAATCCCAATTTACTTAACCAACAAGAAGGCGAAACAGTAAAAGATAAAATGAGAGCGTTATCAAAATCTCCTGAATATATAGCATTAGTTAGAGCTAAAATTTATCCTTCTGAAATCGCTTCGGGAAATGTTGGTAATATATATACAGGTTCTATTTTTCTAGGTTTACTTTCTGCTTTGTATTATTCAGCAACAGAAAATGCTGATTTGACCTCTAAAAAAATCGGATTTATTGCCTATGGTAGTGGTTCAAAATCAAAAGTTTTTGAAGCAGAAATACAACCTAGTTGGAAAGACACTATACTCAAAACAAATTTATTTGAAGATTTAGAAAATAGAAATGCTATTTCATTTGACATCTATGAAAAACTTCATAAAAAAGAACTAAAAACACCTGTATTGCCTCCAAAAAATGAATTTGTTTTAGATTATATAGAAAATCACAATCCCGTTTTAAAAGGGGCAAGATATTATAAATTTGTAGAGTAA
- a CDS encoding RluA family pseudouridine synthase, which produces MKEKIVSTKDNLQVIYEDNHIIVINKRVGDIVQGDKTGDKPLSDVVKEFLKEKYNKPGEVFLGVIHRLDRPTTGIVVFAKTSKALTRLNETFKNRETQKTYWAVVKNTPPKDSDTLVHFLKRNTKNNTSKAHLKEVPDSKKASLSYQIIKKLDNYFVLEIDLHTGRHHQIRSQLQAIGCPIKGDLKYGFDRSNPDGGIHLHAKKLILKHPVSKEILKFIANTPDDIIWKSI; this is translated from the coding sequence TTGAAAGAAAAAATAGTTTCTACAAAAGACAATCTTCAAGTTATTTATGAAGACAATCATATTATTGTTATAAATAAGCGTGTTGGTGATATTGTTCAAGGAGACAAAACAGGAGACAAACCACTTTCAGATGTTGTAAAGGAATTTCTTAAAGAAAAATACAATAAACCTGGTGAGGTGTTTTTAGGAGTTATTCATAGATTAGATCGCCCTACTACTGGAATTGTAGTTTTTGCTAAAACCTCTAAAGCATTAACAAGATTAAACGAAACTTTTAAAAATAGAGAAACACAAAAAACGTATTGGGCTGTTGTAAAAAATACGCCTCCAAAAGATTCCGATACTCTTGTACATTTTTTAAAAAGAAATACAAAAAATAATACTTCAAAAGCACACTTAAAAGAAGTTCCAGATAGTAAAAAAGCTAGTTTAAGTTATCAAATCATCAAAAAATTGGATAACTATTTTGTTTTAGAAATCGATTTACATACAGGAAGACACCATCAAATAAGATCGCAATTACAAGCAATTGGTTGCCCAATAAAAGGAGATTTAAAATATGGCTTTGATAGAAGTAATCCTGATGGTGGAATTCATTTACATGCTAAAAAATTGATTTTAAAGCATCCCGTTTCAAAAGAAATTCTTAAATTTATAGCAAACACGCCTGACGATATCATCTGGAAATCAATTTAA
- the panB gene encoding 3-methyl-2-oxobutanoate hydroxymethyltransferase, translated as MSVAKKDYKRITTKTLFEMKENGEKISMLTAYDYTMAKIVDSSGVDVILVGDSASNVMAGHETTLPITLDQMIYHASSVVRACERALVVVDLPFGSYQSDPKEALRSAIRIMKESGGHAVKLEGGSEIKDSIKKILNAGIPVMGHLGLTPQSIYKFGTYTVRAKEEAEAEKLIEDAKMLERLGCFSLVLEKIPAHLAEKVAKSISIPVIGIGAGSGVDGQVLVLHDMIGMTHEFSPRFLRRYMNLYEEMTAAIGQYVTDVKSEDFPNANEQY; from the coding sequence ATGTCTGTAGCAAAAAAAGATTACAAAAGAATTACCACTAAAACATTGTTTGAAATGAAAGAGAATGGAGAAAAAATCTCTATGCTTACAGCTTATGACTATACAATGGCTAAAATTGTTGATAGTTCTGGCGTAGATGTTATTTTAGTTGGAGATTCTGCAAGTAATGTTATGGCCGGACATGAAACAACTTTACCTATTACTTTAGACCAAATGATTTATCACGCTTCAAGCGTTGTAAGAGCATGTGAAAGAGCACTTGTTGTTGTAGATTTACCGTTTGGAAGTTACCAATCTGACCCAAAAGAAGCATTGCGTTCTGCCATTAGAATTATGAAAGAAAGTGGCGGACATGCTGTAAAATTAGAGGGCGGAAGTGAAATTAAAGATTCGATCAAGAAAATTTTAAATGCCGGTATTCCTGTTATGGGACATTTAGGATTAACCCCACAATCTATTTATAAATTTGGAACTTACACTGTAAGAGCTAAAGAAGAAGCCGAAGCTGAAAAACTTATTGAAGATGCTAAAATGTTAGAAAGATTAGGATGTTTTTCTCTAGTATTAGAAAAAATCCCAGCTCATTTAGCTGAAAAAGTAGCAAAAAGTATTTCGATTCCGGTAATAGGTATTGGTGCTGGTAGTGGTGTTGATGGACAAGTTTTAGTTTTACATGATATGATTGGAATGACACACGAATTTAGTCCAAGATTCCTTAGAAGATATATGAATTTGTATGAAGAAATGACGGCTGCAATTGGTCAATACGTTACAGATGTAAAATCTGAAGACTTTCCTAATGCAAACGAACAGTATTAA
- the nhaD gene encoding sodium:proton antiporter NhaD, giving the protein MIPILLFVAILGYLSVILESPIRINKTITSILTGTICWVVIALFSHDDHHLVTEKLMGYFGEISGLLIFLLGAMTIVELIDIHKGFTVITRRIRTTSVFKLLWIVAFVTFILSALLDNLATTIIMVTLLRKLMPRGEVRMMLTGIVVIAANAGGAFSPIGDVTTTLLWIGGQVSSFGIVKALILPSIMVLLVPLLIASIRMKGFAVLRAQVSMAQVRQEEKMRGSVSVFTAGVIGLVLVPIIKTITGLPPFIGVLISLSMVSLVSIIYHKNKPQEEKDKFSVAYALTKVDISSIFYFMGILLMVFALQEVGILKEMANFLIENLPNKDSMIVSIGFLSSIVDNGSLVAATQGMFSLTDYPTDHTLWEFIALCAGTGGSMLVIGSAAGIAVMEKEKITFMWYLKKITPLAVAGYIAGIVTYLIQTLLIH; this is encoded by the coding sequence ATGATTCCTATATTACTTTTCGTTGCAATTCTTGGATATTTATCAGTTATTTTAGAATCGCCTATTCGAATAAATAAAACCATAACTTCAATTTTAACAGGAACAATTTGTTGGGTTGTTATTGCACTGTTTAGTCACGATGATCATCATTTAGTTACAGAAAAATTAATGGGATATTTTGGAGAGATTTCGGGGCTTTTGATTTTTCTTTTAGGTGCCATGACTATTGTAGAATTAATAGATATTCACAAAGGATTTACCGTTATAACAAGAAGAATTAGAACCACATCGGTTTTTAAATTATTGTGGATTGTTGCTTTCGTAACCTTTATTTTATCGGCATTATTAGATAATTTAGCAACGACTATTATTATGGTTACATTATTAAGAAAGCTAATGCCTAGAGGCGAAGTTAGAATGATGTTAACAGGAATTGTAGTAATTGCAGCCAATGCTGGTGGAGCATTTAGTCCGATAGGAGATGTTACAACAACATTATTATGGATTGGTGGACAAGTGAGTTCTTTTGGAATTGTTAAAGCCTTAATCTTACCTTCAATTATGGTATTATTGGTTCCTCTTTTAATTGCTAGTATAAGAATGAAAGGTTTTGCAGTATTGAGAGCTCAAGTTTCTATGGCTCAAGTACGACAAGAAGAAAAAATGCGTGGAAGTGTAAGTGTATTTACAGCTGGAGTTATAGGTTTAGTTTTAGTACCAATTATTAAAACAATTACAGGTTTACCACCTTTTATTGGAGTACTTATTTCTTTATCAATGGTATCATTGGTTTCAATTATTTATCATAAAAATAAACCACAAGAAGAAAAAGATAAATTTTCTGTAGCTTATGCTTTAACTAAAGTAGATATTAGCTCAATTTTTTATTTTATGGGAATATTGTTAATGGTTTTTGCATTGCAAGAAGTTGGAATTTTAAAAGAAATGGCAAACTTTTTAATTGAAAATTTACCTAATAAAGATTCTATGATTGTTTCAATAGGATTTTTATCATCAATAGTGGATAATGGCAGTTTGGTGGCGGCAACTCAAGGTATGTTTTCTTTAACAGATTATCCTACAGATCATACCTTGTGGGAATTCATTGCTTTATGTGCAGGAACTGGAGGAAGTATGTTAGTCATAGGATCTGCTGCTGGTATTGCAGTAATGGAGAAAGAAAAAATAACTTTTATGTGGTATTTGAAGAAGATTACACCATTAGCAGTTGCAGGTTATATAGCAGGAATTGTAACGTATTTGATACAAACGTTACTAATTCATTAA
- a CDS encoding nuclear transport factor 2 family protein → MKSIIFFIVFSFSGVLIAQETSPKQVVDDFFNAFHAKDTLSLKQICHSDIKMRTIANTKDGNKLVEEDFNEFLKSIASIPSSMIFFEKLIDYKVEIDGNLAHVWTPYEFYVNDKLSHIGANAFTLYNDNGKWLIIHLIDTRRKK, encoded by the coding sequence ATGAAATCAATTATATTTTTTATTGTATTTAGTTTTTCTGGGGTATTAATAGCTCAAGAAACTTCGCCAAAGCAAGTTGTTGATGATTTTTTTAATGCATTTCATGCCAAAGATACGCTGAGTTTAAAGCAGATTTGTCATTCTGATATTAAGATGCGAACCATTGCAAATACAAAAGATGGAAATAAATTAGTTGAGGAGGATTTTAACGAATTCTTAAAATCAATTGCATCAATACCTTCATCAATGATTTTTTTTGAAAAATTAATAGATTATAAAGTAGAAATTGATGGAAATCTTGCCCATGTTTGGACACCTTATGAGTTTTATGTAAATGATAAATTAAGCCATATAGGAGCCAATGCATTTACCTTGTATAATGATAATGGAAAATGGTTAATTATTCATTTGATTGATACGAGAAGAAAGAAATAA
- a CDS encoding ribosomal maturation YjgA family protein, with protein sequence MKKVQLNYFLSLVVVLILGILSRKISGIPLFIGDMLYAILIYFGCRFLFTNYNKSTSLLLALLFCFGIEFFQLVQMDWLITIRKTTLGRYILGQGFLWTDLLCYLIGALIAYYIDLFLSSRINQMNN encoded by the coding sequence ATGAAAAAAGTACAGCTGAATTATTTTCTTTCTCTTGTAGTCGTTTTGATTCTTGGCATACTTTCAAGAAAAATTTCAGGCATACCCTTATTTATTGGTGATATGCTGTATGCAATTTTAATCTATTTTGGTTGTAGATTTCTATTTACTAATTATAATAAATCAACTTCACTCCTATTGGCTCTACTTTTTTGTTTTGGAATCGAATTTTTTCAATTAGTACAAATGGATTGGTTAATTACCATTCGTAAAACCACTTTAGGACGCTATATTTTAGGACAAGGATTCCTTTGGACCGATTTACTTTGTTATCTTATTGGCGCATTAATTGCGTATTATATTGATTTATTTCTTTCTTCTCGTATCAATCAAATGAATAATTAA
- a CDS encoding L-serine ammonia-lyase, producing MECISVFDMLKIGVGPSSSHTLGPWRAAEQFLKELRNRNLIDTVITVKVDLYGSLSLTGKGHATDLAVMLGLSGADPEYIPVESIDVIISAIKNKKEIFLGNEIIIPFCFETDIVFNRNFLPFHANGLTFTAKTDTETFSETYYSIGGGFVVKEKEDHHKEEILHSFPFPVEKADELLTYCTAENKKISEIVYENEKTMSSEEEIHNELLRIWDTMLECMYIGCHSEGILPGGLNVKRRAYEMHKNLIGVLPYEDPYSWLQIIRQTEVKFRQILKWVSCFALAVNEVNASLGRVVTAPTNGSAGVIPAVLMYYLVIENHDAGEKEIKQFLMVAGEIGSIFKKGATISAAMGGCQAEIGVSSAMAAAALCELMGGTPAQVTMAAEIAMEHHLGLTCDPIGGLVQVPCIERNTMGAIKAINAAELALETDALHAKVPLDKVINTMWETAKDMNTKYKETSEGGLAVAVGLADC from the coding sequence ATGGAATGTATTTCTGTTTTTGATATGTTGAAGATTGGTGTTGGACCTTCGAGTTCACACACTCTTGGACCTTGGCGAGCTGCTGAACAATTTTTAAAAGAATTACGCAATCGTAATCTTATTGATACTGTAATTACTGTTAAAGTAGATTTGTATGGATCACTTTCATTAACAGGTAAAGGGCACGCTACCGATTTGGCCGTAATGTTAGGTTTAAGTGGTGCTGACCCAGAATACATTCCAGTGGAAAGTATTGATGTGATTATTTCGGCTATTAAAAACAAGAAAGAAATTTTCTTAGGAAATGAAATTATTATTCCGTTTTGTTTTGAAACAGATATTGTTTTCAATAGAAACTTTTTACCTTTTCATGCCAACGGACTAACATTTACCGCTAAAACCGATACTGAGACTTTTTCAGAAACCTATTACTCAATTGGTGGCGGATTTGTTGTGAAAGAAAAAGAAGACCATCATAAAGAAGAAATCTTGCATTCTTTCCCATTTCCTGTTGAAAAGGCAGATGAACTTTTAACTTATTGTACTGCTGAAAACAAGAAGATTTCGGAAATCGTTTACGAAAACGAGAAAACCATGAGTAGCGAAGAAGAAATTCACAACGAATTGCTTCGCATTTGGGATACAATGTTAGAATGCATGTACATAGGTTGTCATTCAGAGGGAATTCTTCCTGGCGGATTAAACGTTAAGAGAAGAGCTTATGAAATGCATAAAAATTTGATTGGCGTTTTACCCTATGAAGATCCGTACTCTTGGTTACAAATCATAAGACAAACCGAAGTTAAATTTCGCCAGATATTAAAATGGGTAAGTTGTTTTGCCTTAGCCGTAAATGAAGTTAATGCTTCTTTAGGCCGTGTAGTAACAGCTCCAACGAATGGAAGTGCTGGAGTTATTCCAGCGGTTTTAATGTACTATTTAGTGATTGAAAACCATGATGCTGGTGAAAAAGAAATCAAACAATTTTTGATGGTTGCAGGTGAAATTGGTTCCATTTTCAAAAAAGGAGCTACTATTTCAGCAGCAATGGGTGGTTGTCAGGCAGAAATTGGTGTTTCGAGTGCTATGGCAGCAGCTGCTTTGTGTGAATTAATGGGTGGAACTCCTGCCCAAGTTACTATGGCGGCGGAAATTGCTATGGAACATCACTTAGGATTGACTTGTGACCCGATTGGAGGTTTAGTTCAAGTTCCATGTATTGAAAGAAATACAATGGGTGCAATAAAAGCCATCAACGCAGCCGAATTAGCCCTTGAAACAGATGCATTACATGCAAAAGTACCTTTAGATAAAGTTATTAATACCATGTGGGAAACAGCAAAAGATATGAATACGAAATATAAAGAAACTTCAGAAGGTGGTTTAGCAGTTGCGGTTGGATTAGCGGATTGTTAA